The following are encoded in a window of Falco biarmicus isolate bFalBia1 chromosome 8, bFalBia1.pri, whole genome shotgun sequence genomic DNA:
- the SQSTM1 gene encoding sequestosome-1 isoform X1, translated as MAALTVKAYLLGKEEAAREIRRFSLPPPARYQAIHDRVAELFQGLLRAGPPPAFRMHYKDEDGDLIAFSTDEELEMAMPYVQDGVFRVYIKEKKECRREHRAQCSQEPSREMVHPNVICDGCDGPVVGARFKCTVCPNYDLCSTCEGKGIHKEHNMVMFQSPLLNPFEWLPRGRWLRKMRHGVPPFPWMHCWGYPGPAGPCQNSEQAQASAAASSTPAAEEASTNSHPQDPNVTFLKNVGESVAAFLSPLGIEVDIDVEHGGQRSKVTPASPSQENNAESSSGTFDRNVQTKPDWNNTDSATEVNTVAEQMQDMVIDPVPTQMEDGSFQSQEHSESSSSSGGDEDWTHLSSKEVDPSTGELQSLQMPETEGPSSLDVSQDPPQPGPTGLREAALYPHLPPEADPRLIESLSQMLSMGFSDEGGWLTRLLQTKNCDIGAALDAIQYSKQPPHV; from the exons ATGGCGGCGCTGACGGTGAAAGCCTACCTGCTGGGCAAGGAGGAGGCGGCCCGCGAGATCCGCCGCTTCTccctgccgccgcccgcccgctaCCAGGCCATCCACGACCGCGTCGCCGAGCTCTTCCAGGGGCTgctgcgggccgggccgccgcccgcTTTCCGCATGCACTACAAGG ATGAAGACGGCGACCTGATCGCGTTTTCCACCGACGAGGAGCTGGAGATGGCGATGCCTTACGTGCAGGATGGCGTCTTTCGTGTTTACATCAAAG AGAAGAAGGAGTGCCGGCGGGAACATCGTGCGCAATGCAGCCAGGAGCCTTCCCGTGAGATGGTGCACCCCAATGTGATCTGTGATGGCTGTGACGGACCGGTGGTGGGTGCCAGGTTCAAGTGCACTGTCTGTCCAAACTATGACTTGTGCAGCACCTGTGAGGGTAAAGGTATCCACAAGGAGCACAACATGGTGATGTTTCAGAGTCCATTGCTAAATCCTTTTGAG TGGCTTCCCCGAGGACGCTGGCTCCGTAAAATGCGGCATGGTGTTCCACCTTTCCCATGGATGCACTGCTGGGGATATCCTGGCCCGGCAGGTCCATGCCAAAACTCTGAACAAGCCCaagccagtgctgcagcctcCAGTACACCTGCTGCAGAAG AAGCTTCTACTAACAGCCACCCTCAGGACCCCAATGTCACCTTCTTAAAGAATGTTGGGGAGAGTGTTGCAGCTTTTCTGAGCCCCCTGG GTATTGAAGTTGATATTGATGTGGAACATGGAGGACAGAGAAGCAAAGTGACTCCTGCTTCTCCCAGTCAGGAGAACAATGCTGAGTCAAGCAGTGGTACTTTTGACCGGAATGTTCAGACCAAACCAGATTGGAATAACACTGATTCTGCTACAGAAGTAAATACTGTTGCAGAGCAGATGCAAGACATGGTGATAGATCCTGTGCCTACACAAATGGAAGATGGCAGCTTCCAGTCCCAG gaACACAGTGAGTCTAGCAGCTCATCAGGGGGTGATGAGGACTGGACCCACTTATCTTCCAAAGAAGTGGATCCTTCCACAGGTGAATTACAGTCTTTGCAGATGCCAGAGACGGAGGGTCCCAGCTCCTTGGATGTATCTCAGGATCCTCCCCAGCCAGGACCTACAGGACTGCGAGAAGCTGCACTCTACCCACATCTCCCACCAG AGGCAGACCCTCGCCTCATTGAATCTCTGTCCCAGATGCTGTCTATGGGCTTCTCTGATGAGGGGGGATGGCTCACTCGACTCCTGCAGACAAAGAACTGTGACATAGGGGCAGCACTAGATGCCATCCAGTATTCCAAGCAGCCACCTCACGTGTAG
- the SQSTM1 gene encoding sequestosome-1 isoform X2 — MAALTVKAYLLGKEEAAREIRRFSLPPPARYQAIHDRVAELFQGLLRAGPPPAFRMHYKDEDGDLIAFSTDEELEMAMPYVQDGVFRVYIKEKKECRREHRAQCSQEPSREMVHPNVICDGCDGPVVGARFKCTVCPNYDLCSTCEGKGIHKEHNMVMFQSPLLNPFEWLPRGRWLRKMRHGVPPFPWMHCWGYPGPAGPCQNSEQAQASAAASSTPAAEASTNSHPQDPNVTFLKNVGESVAAFLSPLGIEVDIDVEHGGQRSKVTPASPSQENNAESSSGTFDRNVQTKPDWNNTDSATEVNTVAEQMQDMVIDPVPTQMEDGSFQSQEHSESSSSSGGDEDWTHLSSKEVDPSTGELQSLQMPETEGPSSLDVSQDPPQPGPTGLREAALYPHLPPEADPRLIESLSQMLSMGFSDEGGWLTRLLQTKNCDIGAALDAIQYSKQPPHV, encoded by the exons ATGGCGGCGCTGACGGTGAAAGCCTACCTGCTGGGCAAGGAGGAGGCGGCCCGCGAGATCCGCCGCTTCTccctgccgccgcccgcccgctaCCAGGCCATCCACGACCGCGTCGCCGAGCTCTTCCAGGGGCTgctgcgggccgggccgccgcccgcTTTCCGCATGCACTACAAGG ATGAAGACGGCGACCTGATCGCGTTTTCCACCGACGAGGAGCTGGAGATGGCGATGCCTTACGTGCAGGATGGCGTCTTTCGTGTTTACATCAAAG AGAAGAAGGAGTGCCGGCGGGAACATCGTGCGCAATGCAGCCAGGAGCCTTCCCGTGAGATGGTGCACCCCAATGTGATCTGTGATGGCTGTGACGGACCGGTGGTGGGTGCCAGGTTCAAGTGCACTGTCTGTCCAAACTATGACTTGTGCAGCACCTGTGAGGGTAAAGGTATCCACAAGGAGCACAACATGGTGATGTTTCAGAGTCCATTGCTAAATCCTTTTGAG TGGCTTCCCCGAGGACGCTGGCTCCGTAAAATGCGGCATGGTGTTCCACCTTTCCCATGGATGCACTGCTGGGGATATCCTGGCCCGGCAGGTCCATGCCAAAACTCTGAACAAGCCCaagccagtgctgcagcctcCAGTACACCTGCTGCAGAAG CTTCTACTAACAGCCACCCTCAGGACCCCAATGTCACCTTCTTAAAGAATGTTGGGGAGAGTGTTGCAGCTTTTCTGAGCCCCCTGG GTATTGAAGTTGATATTGATGTGGAACATGGAGGACAGAGAAGCAAAGTGACTCCTGCTTCTCCCAGTCAGGAGAACAATGCTGAGTCAAGCAGTGGTACTTTTGACCGGAATGTTCAGACCAAACCAGATTGGAATAACACTGATTCTGCTACAGAAGTAAATACTGTTGCAGAGCAGATGCAAGACATGGTGATAGATCCTGTGCCTACACAAATGGAAGATGGCAGCTTCCAGTCCCAG gaACACAGTGAGTCTAGCAGCTCATCAGGGGGTGATGAGGACTGGACCCACTTATCTTCCAAAGAAGTGGATCCTTCCACAGGTGAATTACAGTCTTTGCAGATGCCAGAGACGGAGGGTCCCAGCTCCTTGGATGTATCTCAGGATCCTCCCCAGCCAGGACCTACAGGACTGCGAGAAGCTGCACTCTACCCACATCTCCCACCAG AGGCAGACCCTCGCCTCATTGAATCTCTGTCCCAGATGCTGTCTATGGGCTTCTCTGATGAGGGGGGATGGCTCACTCGACTCCTGCAGACAAAGAACTGTGACATAGGGGCAGCACTAGATGCCATCCAGTATTCCAAGCAGCCACCTCACGTGTAG
- the SQSTM1 gene encoding sequestosome-1 isoform X3, whose product MAALTVKAYLLGKEEAAREIRRFSLPPPARYQAIHDRVAELFQGLLRAGPPPAFRMHYKDEDGDLIAFSTDEELEMAMPYVQDGVFRVYIKEKKECRREHRAQCSQEPSREMVHPNVICDGCDGPVVGARFKCTVCPNYDLCSTCEGKGIHKEHNMVMFQSPLLNPFEWLPRGRWLRKMRHGVPPFPWMHCWGYPGPAGPCQNSEQAQASAAASSTPAAEGIEVDIDVEHGGQRSKVTPASPSQENNAESSSGTFDRNVQTKPDWNNTDSATEVNTVAEQMQDMVIDPVPTQMEDGSFQSQEHSESSSSSGGDEDWTHLSSKEVDPSTGELQSLQMPETEGPSSLDVSQDPPQPGPTGLREAALYPHLPPEADPRLIESLSQMLSMGFSDEGGWLTRLLQTKNCDIGAALDAIQYSKQPPHV is encoded by the exons ATGGCGGCGCTGACGGTGAAAGCCTACCTGCTGGGCAAGGAGGAGGCGGCCCGCGAGATCCGCCGCTTCTccctgccgccgcccgcccgctaCCAGGCCATCCACGACCGCGTCGCCGAGCTCTTCCAGGGGCTgctgcgggccgggccgccgcccgcTTTCCGCATGCACTACAAGG ATGAAGACGGCGACCTGATCGCGTTTTCCACCGACGAGGAGCTGGAGATGGCGATGCCTTACGTGCAGGATGGCGTCTTTCGTGTTTACATCAAAG AGAAGAAGGAGTGCCGGCGGGAACATCGTGCGCAATGCAGCCAGGAGCCTTCCCGTGAGATGGTGCACCCCAATGTGATCTGTGATGGCTGTGACGGACCGGTGGTGGGTGCCAGGTTCAAGTGCACTGTCTGTCCAAACTATGACTTGTGCAGCACCTGTGAGGGTAAAGGTATCCACAAGGAGCACAACATGGTGATGTTTCAGAGTCCATTGCTAAATCCTTTTGAG TGGCTTCCCCGAGGACGCTGGCTCCGTAAAATGCGGCATGGTGTTCCACCTTTCCCATGGATGCACTGCTGGGGATATCCTGGCCCGGCAGGTCCATGCCAAAACTCTGAACAAGCCCaagccagtgctgcagcctcCAGTACACCTGCTGCAGAAG GTATTGAAGTTGATATTGATGTGGAACATGGAGGACAGAGAAGCAAAGTGACTCCTGCTTCTCCCAGTCAGGAGAACAATGCTGAGTCAAGCAGTGGTACTTTTGACCGGAATGTTCAGACCAAACCAGATTGGAATAACACTGATTCTGCTACAGAAGTAAATACTGTTGCAGAGCAGATGCAAGACATGGTGATAGATCCTGTGCCTACACAAATGGAAGATGGCAGCTTCCAGTCCCAG gaACACAGTGAGTCTAGCAGCTCATCAGGGGGTGATGAGGACTGGACCCACTTATCTTCCAAAGAAGTGGATCCTTCCACAGGTGAATTACAGTCTTTGCAGATGCCAGAGACGGAGGGTCCCAGCTCCTTGGATGTATCTCAGGATCCTCCCCAGCCAGGACCTACAGGACTGCGAGAAGCTGCACTCTACCCACATCTCCCACCAG AGGCAGACCCTCGCCTCATTGAATCTCTGTCCCAGATGCTGTCTATGGGCTTCTCTGATGAGGGGGGATGGCTCACTCGACTCCTGCAGACAAAGAACTGTGACATAGGGGCAGCACTAGATGCCATCCAGTATTCCAAGCAGCCACCTCACGTGTAG